In a genomic window of Flavobacteriales bacterium:
- the dapF gene encoding diaminopimelate epimerase has translation MRIAFEKWHGTGNDFILVDDRSGSFPANDLNLVRLLCDRHFGIGSDGLILIQAPREAGIAFHMEFFNPDASKSFCGNGSRCAFAAWSRWNGEAPSARFMAIDGLHEGEWRGGLVAVSLRDVELVLSGADHDFIHTGSPHEVVRVPELDAVEIMVDGPLRAHHERRGPGGSNVNYVRVADGAISMRTFERGVEAETLSCGTGVVAAAISALARREAVSPVAVRTRGGDLRVEAEAVNGGWSRIALIGPAVRVFEGSIEM, from the coding sequence ATGCGCATCGCCTTCGAGAAGTGGCACGGCACCGGCAACGATTTCATCCTGGTCGATGATCGTTCGGGTAGTTTCCCAGCGAACGATCTCAATCTCGTGCGCCTCCTCTGCGACCGCCACTTCGGCATCGGAAGCGATGGACTGATCCTGATCCAAGCGCCACGCGAAGCGGGCATCGCCTTCCATATGGAATTCTTCAACCCCGATGCGAGCAAGAGCTTCTGCGGCAACGGCAGCCGCTGCGCCTTCGCAGCCTGGAGCCGTTGGAACGGCGAGGCGCCCAGCGCTCGGTTCATGGCGATCGATGGACTGCACGAAGGTGAGTGGCGTGGTGGGCTCGTGGCCGTATCGCTGCGCGACGTGGAGCTGGTGCTGAGCGGAGCGGACCACGACTTCATCCACACTGGATCGCCGCATGAAGTGGTGCGCGTGCCCGAACTGGATGCTGTGGAGATCATGGTGGATGGCCCGTTGCGCGCCCACCACGAGCGGCGCGGCCCAGGCGGCTCCAACGTGAACTATGTGCGCGTGGCGGATGGCGCGATCAGCATGCGCACCTTCGAGCGCGGCGTGGAAGCGGAAACCTTGAGCTGCGGCACCGGCGTGGTGGCGGCCGCGATCAGCGCGCTGGCCCGACGTGAGGCGGTTTCGCCAGTGGCGGTGCGCACACGGGGCGGCGACCTCCGCGTTGAAGCGGAGGCCGTGAACGGCGGGTGGTCGCGCATTGCGCTCATCGGTCCGGCCGTGCGCGTGTTCGAAGGCAGCATCGAGATGTGA
- the mltG gene encoding endolytic transglycosylase MltG, translating to MAKRKGKWLIAGAVLMAAAGLAAFVAWREVMGPSTRFTDESRVLLIPTGSDLRTAMDSLERIAAVHDERAAELLLKRGTIKPGRYRVKKGASLRAIARMLHAGEQEPVRITFSNVDHLHELSGRLGRSLEPDSIAFLKAFLDPDRQRDAGLSDATMISLFLPNTYELWWTTTPEQFIARMLKEHEAFWNETRREQLAALKLTTAEASTLASIVQAETVKMADAPTIAGVYLNRMRIGMPLQADPTLKFALGLDSVRRVLHRDKEVDSPYNTYRYAGLPPGPINMPEPRFIDAVLSAPKHEYLYFCARADLSGYSDFARTYEQHLVNARRYQKALNARKIYR from the coding sequence ATGGCGAAGCGGAAAGGCAAATGGCTCATCGCCGGCGCGGTCCTCATGGCGGCGGCAGGGTTGGCGGCTTTCGTGGCGTGGCGTGAGGTGATGGGCCCCTCGACGCGCTTCACGGACGAGAGCCGCGTGCTCTTGATCCCCACCGGATCCGATCTGCGAACGGCCATGGACAGCTTGGAGCGCATCGCGGCCGTGCATGATGAGCGCGCTGCGGAGCTCCTGCTGAAGCGCGGCACCATCAAGCCAGGACGCTACCGCGTGAAGAAGGGTGCGAGCCTGCGCGCCATCGCTCGCATGCTGCACGCCGGCGAGCAGGAGCCGGTGCGCATCACCTTCAGCAATGTGGATCACCTGCATGAATTGTCGGGACGATTAGGGCGCTCGCTGGAGCCGGACTCCATAGCCTTCTTGAAGGCCTTCCTTGACCCTGACCGGCAACGCGATGCGGGGCTGAGCGACGCCACCATGATCAGCCTCTTCCTGCCCAACACCTACGAGTTGTGGTGGACCACCACGCCCGAGCAATTCATCGCGCGCATGCTCAAGGAGCACGAAGCGTTCTGGAACGAGACGCGGCGCGAGCAGCTCGCTGCGTTGAAGCTCACCACTGCGGAAGCGAGCACCTTGGCCAGCATCGTGCAGGCCGAAACGGTGAAGATGGCCGATGCGCCCACGATCGCCGGCGTCTATCTCAACCGCATGCGCATCGGCATGCCCTTGCAAGCCGACCCCACGCTCAAATTCGCGCTGGGCCTCGACTCCGTGCGGCGTGTGCTCCACCGCGACAAGGAGGTGGATTCACCCTACAACACCTACCGCTACGCGGGCCTGCCGCCCGGGCCCATCAACATGCCTGAGCCGCGCTTCATCGATGCGGTGCTCAGCGCGCCCAAGCACGAGTACCTCTATTTCTGCGCCCGCGCCGACCTCAGCGGATACAGCGATTTCGCGCGCACCTACGAGCAGCACCTGGTGAATGCGCGCCGCTACCAGAAGGCGCTGAACGCCCGGAAGATCTACCGGTGA
- a CDS encoding anhydro-N-acetylmuramic acid kinase: MPTYRALGIMSGSSLDGLDLALCELQEKRGRWSHSFIKARTVPYPTALRDRLLNAMHGSALELAHLDADLGAFIGQASKRFLRGEEAELIASHGHTIFHRPELGFSTQIGSGARIAAITGITTVCDFRSADIALGGQGAPLVPLGEKLLFPDYRAFINVGGICNISLHGPKRIIGYDVCIGNQALNYLANEAGLPFDENGELARKGGFDGELFVELKGSPFHAKRPPKSMGREYFNEWVLPLIEGRYPSTSTKLRTVAEHIAYLLAQALRKADGPVLVTGGGAHNGFLIERIRHHSMAPIEVPDKRTIDFKEALVFALLGVLRIRGEANALASVTGAKRDSSGGAVNRPY; this comes from the coding sequence ATGCCCACTTACCGTGCGCTCGGCATCATGAGCGGAAGCTCCCTCGATGGCCTTGACCTCGCGTTATGCGAGCTGCAGGAGAAGCGCGGTCGCTGGAGCCATTCGTTCATCAAGGCGCGCACGGTGCCCTATCCAACAGCGCTGCGCGACCGGCTGCTGAACGCCATGCACGGCAGCGCGCTGGAGCTTGCGCATCTCGATGCCGACCTCGGCGCATTCATCGGTCAGGCCAGCAAGCGCTTCCTGCGCGGAGAGGAAGCCGAGCTGATCGCTTCGCACGGGCATACCATCTTCCATCGGCCCGAATTGGGCTTCAGCACGCAGATCGGCTCGGGCGCGCGCATCGCGGCCATCACCGGTATCACCACGGTGTGCGACTTCCGAAGTGCCGATATCGCGCTGGGCGGACAAGGCGCGCCGCTGGTGCCGCTGGGGGAGAAGCTGCTGTTCCCGGACTACAGGGCCTTCATCAACGTCGGCGGCATCTGCAACATCAGCTTGCACGGACCGAAGCGCATCATCGGCTACGATGTCTGCATCGGAAACCAAGCGCTCAACTATTTGGCGAACGAGGCGGGCTTGCCCTTTGATGAGAATGGCGAACTGGCGCGGAAGGGCGGCTTCGACGGGGAGCTATTCGTCGAGCTGAAGGGCTCTCCATTCCATGCGAAGCGCCCGCCCAAGTCGATGGGGCGCGAGTACTTCAACGAATGGGTGCTGCCGTTGATTGAGGGCCGTTATCCATCCACATCCACCAAGCTGCGCACCGTCGCCGAGCACATCGCCTACCTGCTGGCCCAGGCCTTGCGCAAAGCCGATGGGCCAGTGCTCGTCACCGGTGGAGGAGCGCACAACGGGTTCCTCATTGAACGGATCCGCCATCATTCCATGGCACCGATCGAAGTGCCGGACAAGCGCACCATCGACTTCAAGGAGGCGCTGGTGTTCGCGTTGTTGGGCGTGCTTCGGATCCGGGGCGAAGCGAACGCGCTGGCCAGCGTGACGGGTGCGAAGCGGGATAGCTCAGGTGGGGCGGTGAATCGGCCCTATTAA